From a single Glycine soja cultivar W05 chromosome 19, ASM419377v2, whole genome shotgun sequence genomic region:
- the LOC114398007 gene encoding transcription repressor OFP16-like — protein MPYTNTPRTRKRNNLSRFNLNLCFSNSMQPFTPKSPPTIPTATSSTVDHNHNRPSPAAMSSTPNFDNDRSTVTPQNPFPSLGPEPEPADLATAFASQRFFFTSPGRSNSIIESANTTDADCFTTSSSSLSPVPADESATIDKIQDQLKSLILGLSSSDESEAKALLDRSVAVRKYSPDPYADFRQSMEEMVAARPELMDVAAKWRELHELLLCYLALNPKSTHKFILRAFSDFLLSLISRSYLPPQDPGSGDIAGDGGGCLS, from the exons ATGCCATACACAAACACGCCgcgaacaagaaaaagaaacaacctTAGCCGCTTCAACCTGAACTTATGTTTCTCCAATTCCATGCAACCGTTCACACCCAAATCTCCTCCGACAATCCCCACCGCCACTTCCTCGACCGTTGATCACAATCACAACCGTCCATCACCAGCCGCCATGTCATCAACCCCGAACTTTGACAATGATCGCAGTACCGTGACCCCACAAAACCCATTTCCGAGCCTTGGACCCGAACCCGAACCTGCCGACCTAGCCACCGCTTTTGCCTCCCAACGTTTCTTCTTCACCTCCCCCGGCCGCTCCAACTCCATCATCGAATCCGCCAACACCACCGACGCCGACTGTTTTACCACATCCTCATCCTCGCTGTCACCGGTGCCGGCAGACGAATCCGCCACCATCGACAAAATACAGGACCAACTCAAGA gtCTCATTCTTGGTTTGTCCAGTTCTGACGAGAGCGAAGCAAAGGCGTTATTGGACCGCAGCGTTGCGGTAAGAAAGTACTCGCCGGACCCTTACGCGGACTTCCGGCAGTCGATGGAGGAGATGGTGGCGGCGCGTCCCGAGTTGATGGACGTGGCGGCCAAATGGCGCGAGCTGCACGAGCTTCTTCTTTGCTATCTTGCGCTCAACCCGAAGAGCACGCACAAGTTCATTCTCCGTGCTTTTTCTGATTTTCTCCTCAGCCTCATATCGCGTTCTTATTTGCCGCCGCAGGATCCCGGTTCCGGTGACATCGCCGGCGACGGTGGTGGATGCTTGAGTTAG
- the LOC114398154 gene encoding uncharacterized protein LOC114398154, producing MLQMETLVVVAQHRNQCYTRPKPQGHAEFGSSSHSRDFRAINCRSFQTGYGVLPTPLKRPKTPLTPSNPNKTRCKTTPSSAPVPINHKKEKKGFNVVPNGGILLSELWAGPTYSSSPPPSSLPIPKFSVRPKRSVSLDLPGSCREVEMPLRANSAPSSPRGEHSPCARDGLFDSATNTLRRILNLNLDDE from the coding sequence ATGTTACAAATGGAGACACTCGTTGTTGTGGCGCAGCATAGGAACCAATGTTACACCAGGCCGAAACCCCAAGGTCACGCTGAGTTTGGTTCCTCTTCACATTCAAGAGACTTTAGGGCCATAAATTGCAGAAGTTTCCAAACGGGATATGGTGTTCTACCTACCCCACTCAAACGCCCCAAAACGCCGTTAACTCCTTCAAACCCTAACAAAACCCGTTGCAAAACCACCCCCAGTAGCGCCCCGGTTCCTATCAACCACAAAAAGGAGAAGAAGGGTTTCAATGTTGTTCCTAATGGGGGCATTTTGCTCTCTGAACTTTGGGCCGGGCCCACATACTCGAGTTCTCCACCGCCAAGTTCGTTGCCTATTCCGAAATTTTCAGTGAGACCTAAGAGGAGTGTGTCACTTGATCTCCCTGGTTCTTGCCGTGAAGTTGAAATGCCGTTACGTGCTAACTCTGCGCCGTCCTCCCCTCGCGGGGAGCATTCTCCTTGTGCTAGAGATGGTCTCTTTGATTCGGCGACGAACACGCTGCGTCGCATCCTTAATCTTAATTTGGATGATGAATGA